Sequence from the Segatella copri genome:
ATTGAAAGCTATAACTCTGCCGTCGTTGGTAGCAGTAACGGCATTGACTGTTCCCTCTCTAGCTTCAAGCAAAGGGGTGTTGTTCTCCTTGGCAAAGATTTTGTCTTCACCAAGTTTGTTGCCCAGAACATTCACTAGCGAACGAGTTAAACCATTAACCTTCTCGTTATTTATTGCATGTGCAATGCTGTTGAGCAAACTCTTAGCTTTGTATGCGTTGTCCTCGTTGATGGTAATGCTACTTAAAGCGTTGCTGTGATTGGTGTAAACGTTAACTTTAATATCCTTTTCACTGGTGAGTGACCATGAAACTGGAATAACTTTTCCATCGAAGAAACCTACAGGGTGGGCTGTGCGTAATTCCATAGGAATACTGCCACCTATTGTTGGGGGATAGGTTTGGCGCAAAAGATTGTGCATTCCTTTGTAAAGCTCCTTGCCGTCTTCGAAGTTGGCAAGTTTCTCTTGAAATTCCTTTTGTCGCTCTTCTTCCATGATGGTATATTTTTCATTCAGCGACTTATGAAAATCAGCGTAGGCAACTTTTTCTTCGTTTGAGGAAAGACTACCATCTTCCCATTTCTTCAGAACAAGACTTGGGGCATCAAAGATCAGTCTTCCTCTGTCATAGGAGTCAATCTTAATGATGCTTTTGTCATTATTGGACACAAAGTATTTGCCTACAAGGCTTTGTGCCTCGTAGTCTTGCACCATGTTCTCGTATCGTTCTGGAAGTTCATATCCTCGCTCCTTCAGAAGTAATAATCTTCCAATCTGTCTGTCTTTTGTGTCAGGTGTGAGCTTTCCGTCTATCCATGTAGCCATCAATCCATTTTGCCATTTGACGGCGGCAAACTTTGTAGGGGATGATTTATCCTTTCCTTGTTCAAATGCCCATTTGCCAATGGAAACAGCCCATTGGTCAATAAGGGAACCCTCTTTGTTTTGTGAAAGATACTCTAGCTCTTCTGGGCTGTAGAAATGGTTCTTTGGGAATGGCTTCGCTTTTGGGGTGGTATGTTCTTTTGCTCCACCGAATAGCTTCTGCCATCCGCTCAGAAAATTACTAATGATGTTTTGCTTTTCTTCTTTTGCCATTATTTCTTGCTTTGTCTTAAACAAACAGAAGGTAGTACCATCTTTCATGATGACACTATCCCTGTTTGTGTTCTTGTTATTTCTTTGGGAATATCATGTGTAGGATGCCAATGGCTCCTACTGCCAAAACTCCAAATATATAGATGAAGTGGAGAAATCTATGACTGTGCTGTTTGCGCTGTTCCATTTGCATCTGTAGTTTTGTTCAAGTCCCAGGCAGCAATGCTCTTTACCTTGCATTCTATCTGAAGTTCTCCTTTGAAGATGCCTAGTTGCAAGTCTCCATGGACTTCCACGTACTTCTCTGCTGCAAAGTAATCCTCATGGATAGGGGAGAAGTTTACAAAGCTTACCCATGTAAACTCTCTGTTCTCTCCCTCTTTGTCAGAGGAGAATGCTGCGAACGACTGAAAGTCCTTGCCTTTCTTGTCTTTCAGCTCCTTGATGCCTTTCTTGCTTACCTTGCCTCGGAACTCCATGCTTCCCTCCAATCGGTCATTGGTAGTGGACTCGTTTACCTCGATGTTGGAGTCGGTGCGAAGGTTCAGGTAGATGTTTCCGTCGTGTTTTCTGATGTACATCACGCCGTTTATCGTTACCTTTCTGCCAGCGGAGTAAGAGGCGGCTGTCTCTTTATTTCCTGGCGCAGACACCGTTACCCATACTTCTTTCGCTGTTCCATCCTTTCCCAGCAAAGGAACAATCATGCCGAAGGAGATGAATTTCTCTCCATCCTTACTCTGCTTCTCTTCTGCGGAACTGCTGATGGTTCCACATGCTGTTACGTTACACTTAATCATATTTTTATTGTTTTATATGTTTATATAAGTATATAATTATTTCTTTATTTATGCGAGGCGTTGGCCTTGTTGCTGCTGTTGCTCTGGGGATTCCGCATCAAATTGCATGGATGCCGTTGCCTGTGCCTTTTCTACATCTTGGCGAGTCATCTTTACTAGATTGCTATTTTCCTCGTCTGGCGATTGCTGTTTAAGCTGGCTTTCGGCTTCTTCCTCGGCTTGTATCTCCTCGCTGCTTCTCAACTGCATGGCTACTGTAAGGGCGGCAGAGAACAGACTTCCTATAAGTGAAGAGATTGGGTCTCTTCCAGAAAGGTCCTCTCCGTTGTTGCTCATTAGCAATGACAACCATTTTGTGGGGTCGTTACTGTTGGTGATGGATGCCAGAAGTGCTTGTGTCGGGTCTGACGCTTGTTGCTGATAGGATGGGGCTTCGCCTCCTGCAAACTGCATTTGACTGCGGTAAGCGGCTAACGCATCGTTTCCATTCTTATCCAAAGCTGTCGCTTGATTACTTCTAACCTCCATTTCTGCAAGGTATAGCTTAGGGTCAAACTTCTCCCAATTCCCATTGGCATTGTGGTATTTTGTCTCAAAATGTAAGTGTGGCCCTGAAGAGCGGCCTGTGTTGCCTGAGACTCCTATTTGTTGACCTGCATTTACAGCTTCACCTTCTTTTACTCCTATTTGGGATAAGTGCATATAGGTTGTTTGTACCTTGCTGCCATCCTGACGGTCATATTCCACAACAATCATGTTTCCTGCTGCTCCATTGTTTGGTTCCACAGCGACAACCTTTCCATTGTCTTCGGTTGCATATACAGGATAGTTTTTGCCTTGAGTGGAGAGGTCTAGTCCTCCATGCTTATGCCCTGGTCTCTGTACTCCAAACTCGGAACTGAGCTTTACGACAGATAAATCAATAGGCAAAGCCCAATTGCCTTGCAAGGGGGGTAGGGTTATAACAGAGGTCGTTGACGATTGACCTCTGGCATATCCTGTTACCAATCCTTGGCTTTGGGCTTGTTGAATGCCTATTTGATCATATTTTCCTAGCCCATACTTGTTAATCTCGGATATAAGCTTGGAAGCATAGTCTGGATCTGTGGCGTAGCCGCCAGCCTTGATGCCGTTTGCCCAAGAAACATAATCGGTGGGCGAATAGTTCTGGCAGTGGCTGTAGCGGGATTTCATCAAGACCTTGGAGTGGTCTTCGATGCTTTCCATCACATTGTTGTATCTGCGGAACTTCTCGTTTGGACGGTCATCGCTGTAATAGTCGTAGGCTCCAGTCCAACTGCTGCCAACCTTTACACCGAAGAAGTTGTTGCTCCTTCTTGCAGGGGTAGATGTGCCAAAGCCGCTTTCCAAACCCATCTGTGCCAAGGTGATGGAGGCAGGAATGCCATATCTCTTCTGTTGCTCGATGGCTACCTG
This genomic interval carries:
- a CDS encoding glucosaminidase domain-containing protein encodes the protein MALDKQAFYSQYAQVAIEQQKRYGIPASITLAQMGLESGFGTSTPARRSNNFFGVKVGSSWTGAYDYYSDDRPNEKFRRYNNVMESIEDHSKVLMKSRYSHCQNYSPTDYVSWANGIKAGGYATDPDYASKLISEINKYGLGKYDQIGIQQAQSQGLVTGYARGQSSTTSVITLPPLQGNWALPIDLSVVKLSSEFGVQRPGHKHGGLDLSTQGKNYPVYATEDNGKVVAVEPNNGAAGNMIVVEYDRQDGSKVQTTYMHLSQIGVKEGEAVNAGQQIGVSGNTGRSSGPHLHFETKYHNANGNWEKFDPKLYLAEMEVRSNQATALDKNGNDALAAYRSQMQFAGGEAPSYQQQASDPTQALLASITNSNDPTKWLSLLMSNNGEDLSGRDPISSLIGSLFSAALTVAMQLRSSEEIQAEEEAESQLKQQSPDEENSNLVKMTRQDVEKAQATASMQFDAESPEQQQQQGQRLA